From Pseudodesulfovibrio sp. JC047, a single genomic window includes:
- a CDS encoding SpoIIE family protein phosphatase: protein MIQLPVWELGLVILIPMATAFLIRELIQRRLIEKAPQIRQAFLQFRLDILLFLGAGLVAALILQFGYNFPILHSGLKLALALFTVGFFAALDLSLERERTVIHMALAGKASYIPPRKLFPMTRKLSFVATLTICLITTILLLVIIRDVQWLADQELTMSAVGFLNQSVLVEIIFIMAFLLVMVINLILSYTKNLRLLFETETHVLESIAQGNLTKRVPVITSDELGIIAAHTNTMIGALREGVRMREGLLIAKEVQQHFLPSDQPEFPGLDIAGISLFSDETGGDFYDFIPCDLDACGQLAVVVGDVSGHGIGAALLMTAARAVIRQNAATPGSVTENIARANIHLTRDIGETGRFMTLFFMVMEPASHTATWVNAGHQHPLMYRPQSDTFSELKGMDIPLGVEQDWQFNEQSMDLPGPGEIMFICTDGVWEAHSPSGEMFGGDRIRDIIRNTTKHDAQTIMTTICDAVLDFAGQDFREDDLTLVVIKGVEP, encoded by the coding sequence ATGATACAGCTCCCGGTCTGGGAGCTGGGCTTGGTCATTCTGATTCCCATGGCAACCGCCTTTCTGATCCGCGAGCTGATTCAACGCCGATTGATTGAAAAAGCTCCACAAATTCGCCAAGCATTCTTGCAATTTAGATTGGATATACTACTTTTCCTTGGTGCGGGTCTCGTTGCCGCGCTCATCCTCCAATTCGGATATAATTTCCCAATCCTCCACAGCGGACTCAAACTCGCCCTCGCGCTGTTCACCGTGGGATTCTTCGCCGCGCTGGACCTCAGCCTGGAACGGGAACGCACGGTCATTCACATGGCATTGGCCGGAAAAGCCAGCTATATCCCGCCGCGCAAACTTTTCCCCATGACGCGCAAATTGTCCTTTGTGGCCACGCTGACGATCTGCCTCATCACCACCATTCTCCTTCTGGTCATCATCCGGGATGTTCAATGGCTGGCCGATCAGGAGCTGACCATGTCCGCCGTGGGATTTCTCAACCAGTCCGTTCTGGTTGAAATCATTTTCATCATGGCATTTCTGCTGGTCATGGTCATCAACCTCATCCTGTCCTACACCAAGAATCTTCGGCTGCTCTTTGAGACGGAAACCCACGTTCTCGAAAGCATCGCACAGGGCAACCTAACCAAACGCGTTCCCGTCATCACGTCTGATGAGCTGGGGATTATCGCCGCCCATACCAACACCATGATCGGTGCGCTGCGAGAAGGAGTCCGAATGCGGGAAGGACTCCTCATCGCCAAAGAGGTACAACAGCACTTTCTGCCGTCCGACCAGCCGGAATTCCCGGGGCTGGACATTGCGGGAATCAGTCTTTTTTCCGACGAAACCGGCGGGGATTTCTACGATTTCATCCCGTGCGACCTCGATGCCTGCGGTCAATTGGCCGTGGTTGTCGGCGATGTCTCGGGCCACGGCATCGGGGCGGCCCTGCTCATGACAGCGGCCCGGGCCGTGATTCGACAAAACGCAGCCACACCGGGGTCGGTCACGGAAAACATCGCTCGTGCCAACATCCACCTGACACGGGATATCGGTGAAACCGGACGATTCATGACGCTCTTCTTCATGGTCATGGAACCGGCCTCTCACACCGCGACATGGGTCAATGCTGGACACCAGCACCCATTGATGTACCGGCCACAATCCGACACATTCTCAGAACTCAAAGGCATGGACATTCCTCTTGGAGTGGAACAGGATTGGCAATTCAATGAACAATCCATGGACCTGCCCGGTCCGGGAGAGATCATGTTCATCTGCACCGACGGCGTGTGGGAAGCACACAGTCCGTCCGGCGAGATGTTCGGCGGCGACCGCATCCGCGACATCATTCGAAACACCACGAAACACGACGCTCAAACCATCATGACAACGATCTGCGACGCAGTGCTCGACTTTGCCGGTCAGGACTTCCGCGAAGATGATCTGACCCTGGTGGTCATCAAGGGCGTGGAGCCATAA